Sequence from the Arvicola amphibius chromosome 3, mArvAmp1.2, whole genome shotgun sequence genome:
CTTTGCCTTCAGTTTTACCTGgaccttctcctcctttcttttccttactttgttttgggtttgtcaatttttaaatcttttccttttagtCTTTTGCGCTGTTATCACTTTCCTTTCTCTGATTTGGGGgttaatttctcctttttttttttcagagaatttGAAATGTATCATTAGGTTATTTACTTGACTTtgtcagtttattttttaaaataagctttcaATGGTATAAACGGCCCTATTATAACTGCTTTAATTTATAGCCTACAAATTCTGGTGTGTTACGATATTTTATTTGACAGGATTTTTCCTACCTTCCTCCTGGTTTCTTCAGTGACCCGCTCTTTGTTCAAAGGTGTTTAAGTACACTACTTTACttctctatttatttgtttgtggagTGTGCGTGCACAGGTCCtgagctgaggtcagaggacagcttacaggaggggctggttctccccttccccaccgagccatctccctgggcACTCAGCATTACTCGAGTTCCTGTGCTTATTACTTGCTGTCATTTCTTTTGCTATTGATTTCTGTCTTCATTCTGCTATGATTTCATAAGATGCAGGAATTTCAGCATTCCATATTTTTAAGAATTGCTTTTTGACTCAAAACATAGTTTGTTTTGAAAAGTATGTTTTAGTAATGTATAGTTTGTAGATGTGTAGTGAGTCTATTTGGTCTATAGTGTAATTTATCGTTGAGGTTCCTCTGTTGATATTTTCATCTGGATGATCTAGTGGTGAAATATTAGAGTCACCTACTTTTACTGAATTGgggcttctctctccctttctattGTGTGGTGCTAATGTttgatgcatatatatgtaccGTTATTAATCTTCTTGCTATATTGATTTATGTAGCGATGTCCTTTGTCTCTTCTAATTTTTGGCATGAGGTGTGTTTCGTCAGATAGGAATATAcagctgtctctccctcttcATTTCAGattccatttgcttggaatatcatTTTCCATCCtttcagtttctgtgttgtttgttGATGAGATAAATTTCTTACAGGTgacagattgttttgttttttaatccacTCACCCTGTCTCCTTTAACTCAAGAGTTGAGACCTTTATGCAGAGTTATTATTGAAAGGTATTGTTGGCTGGTTTCTCTCAATTCTGTTTTTCATCTGGTTCTAAATAATCTGTGTCCACTTCTTTCTCCCTTGTAAGAGGTTTGTCTACAAAATTAATCTTGGAGTCTGTTGTTCTATTACATTTGTTCTTACAGTTGTGCTTATCTTGCTTGCTTTTCTATCCGTGGGATTGATTCCTTTACGTACGTATCTTCCAAGATGCTGGCTTTGTGGTCATGTCTTGTCTTTTCAGTGTATGcttctctccatttctccattGATTCTGAAGGGTACGTTGTTGCCATAGTGGTCTGGTTGTCTTCTGTGCCCTGCTGGCCTTTAGTTTCTGCTGGGAATGCTGCTCTTGCTCTCCTGGGTTTGACTTTAAAAGTGAGTCAGTACTTCTGCAACATTCAGTGTTCATTCTTTGTTCTGTGCTTTTCAGTTTAATTGTAATGTGATGTGGATAGGTTCTTTCTGGTTGTATACATCTGGATATTCACACCGTTCCCAAGATCTGGAGGATTCTGGCATTATTCTCCTAAATTGGTCACTTTGGGGCTCCTGTGTCATGTAGCCTGAACCCTGCCAAGTATTGAACAATAGCACAAGGAAAGTTGTATTCACTCGAGACACACGGGTGCCACTGCTAGTCTCCATGAGCATCAGCATTAAATGCTTGTGTGCTCCAGTCTGTGCCCCCATCCATAGCAAACATACAAGTCCCCAGGTCCCCTGATGCTCAGAACAAGCCAGATAACCAGTGAGTTCTGTGCCAGAAAGGGGCAGCCATATGGGCAGCCATATAAGCAAGTCCTGCTTTCAAACATGGCCTCCACAGTGAACCATATCCGCCTGCTGCTCTCCCTTCTTGCTACAGATCGAGACACCTACACCAGACCTGTCACAGTTCCCCCTCTCGACGGTTTAAATGTCCTAAGGGCTTTCTTGCGGTGAACTCACCTCACTTCTCCAtgactctgtgtgtttatttatcttttttgtactctttgctcttttggggacctaccacccagcttccaaataaatcatgcacatggaggcttattctgggcttttatctttctctatttctgtataccttttttatttctttctccatgacttgctgtgtagctgggtagctCACCCCTGcagtcttcctctcctcttctttctctcttctccatctttttcttcccagatttttccttctatttatttattttctcagcccagccccgcctatcctttcttctgcctcactattggccattcagttctttattagaccatcagatgttttagacagcaAAGTAACAtggcttcatagagttaaacaaatgcaacataaaagaatgcagcacatctttgcatcattaaacaaatgtcccacagcagaaacaaattaaCACATCTGAACATACTGTTCTACAGCACTATCTTTGCTCACCCAGCCAATGCAGCAGGGTGTTCCAAGGAACCCTACATTACAGTTGTCCATGTCTTCTAACCCCCAGAGTAATTAGTCCCTAACAACGGACCCTTCTCTAGATGATCGCTCATTACAACGCTTTTGTGGGGACTTCTTTTTAAAGCTAGTTTGCTGCTGCAGAGTGGGGGTCACTTTCAGACTGAATCGCTATGGTGAATTTAAAGCTTATAAGAATCATGGGTTTCCCTGTGACTGTAACTGCTGGTCTTTTAGTACTGGGGCAGCTGTCTACACTCTCCCAGTTAGCATCACACTTACCCTTCCAGGGAGCCGGACTTGATATATGGGTGCTTCGTGCCTTTCCCGGTGCCCTCTGGCTTTCCAATTGTCTTTCTTACCCCGtttccttgctctctcctttcttcttgttcATGTGGAGGATGCCCATTCTGCTTTCTTACCCTATGGGGTAAGGAATAAAGCCTAAAGGATCTCATTGTTTTTTCTGAGTCATGCATGTAATGATGCTCTTCAAATAGGACAGTCTTGTATTCAGTGAAAGACAATAACAACAGATTCATTACAATTTGTAGTATAGAACCTAGATCCAGCAAAGCTGCAGAACTTACTACAAATGGCACTGACTTGAGGAAGCATTTCCAGTAGTGAAGCTCCTCTGTAGCAGTGTCTAGGACATGCTGGACTCGGCTCCTGTCCTCCACTAGACCACTCTAGGGACAAAGAAGTAGGTAGGGGTCTTAGTTACAGTTTCTTTTGCTCTGAAAAGACACCacgaccacaacaactcttataaaggaaacatttaattggggtgactcctctacagttcagaggtttagtccatttatcatcacggtgggaagtAAAGCAGCATTCTGGcagacctggggctggagaagtagctgaaagtccttacatcttgacttGCTGGCAACCAGAAATGGTATGAGATGCTGGGCATGGCTTGagaatatatgagacctcaaagcctacccccacactgacacacttcctccaacaaagccacacctccaagtAGTggcactccctatgagtttataggGGAGGGACCAATTATATTCCAGCTACCACACAGTAGAGCTTGGTTCTGGCTCTAGAGAAGGGAAATGTAGCATTCACATGTTAATCCCCAGGACACAAGAGCAGCAGGCTGAAGTCCCCCACGCATCTTCCTCTGCCATGGAGCAGCAGCACTGATGACTGTAGCTCAAGGCAGAAAGCAGTAGTGAAACCTGACAGTTCAGGGGGTGATTCGCGTTCTCGTGTAGCCTATGCGTATCTACACATGTAATGcagtatcttttaatattttgaaatctttgaattttgtaaactaaaattttaatcatgtttcccaattatgtgtatgtgcaggaaatattaaagaatgaaaaatacagagaagaaattaaagcaaaaagcaaagagTTTTATGAAAAAGATAAACTCGGTAAAGAAACCAGCGAGGAACTCTTGCCTCCACCTGCAATTCAGATTAAAGGACATGCCTCTGCTCCATATTTTGGAAAGGAAGAACCCTCGGTGGCTCCCACCAGCACTGGGAAAACTTTTCAGCCAGGATCCTGGATGccagaagaagacaaaagacaaaatcaaTGAATGCACTATGGTAAAGTCATTTCATTTATATGGATATggttattttaacaaataaaacaaaggttaAAAGTTAATCACTTTGTATTTCCTGTGATCCACAaagcttgagttttttttttgttttgttttgttttttcgagacagggtttccctgtagtttctagagcctgtcctggaactagctcttgtagaccaggctggcctcgaactcaagagatccgcctgcctctgcctcccgagggctgggattaaaggcgtgcgccaccaccgcccggccaaagcttgagtttttatgtgtatgtgacacTTGACTTACTCATCACTTCCCTCCTTGGATTACGATGCTGGCAAGTGTCATGCCACTGTGAATATTCAGATACATGCAAGGTTCTTGGGTTGTGGGGTTCAAGGAACCACCACAGATAATGAGGACAACAGTGGGCTCCCACAGCTGTTAACAAGTGAGATGAGGGCGGAGATTCATACTtcaaaaagaaaacttagaacatgtgactcaaaagaaaatttaataaaaagtacTAGGTTTGATGGTGCGTGATGTAGGAAGTCATTTGAATCtcctacataataaataagatacaattttatttatcttgtgcCTTGggttcctgttttgttttagagacaggttctcactgtatacaccacactggcctcaaattcagagatccacctgcctctgttggcACTCCAGGCCTCAATTGccttcctactttttaaaaaccacctagCTGTAgcagggtgatggtggcacacgcctttaatcccagcacctgggaggctgcgacaggaggatctctgagtttggaagccagcctggtctacagagctagtgccaggacagaccccaaagctacacagagaaaccctgtctcaaaaaacaaaacaaacaaacaaaaaacccacctagCTGTGAAGCATTCaaagaagaatttaaatattaaataatagctTGCCTGCcgtatttcatttcttaattagcTATATTAGAACACTTCTAAGTTTATTATCTTTCAAGACAGACTTAAACCTATTTTAAGCTTTTAGTCTCAAGTGAAAATGTTCACATTAACAAAAGAACACTATATTCCTTAAGTATATACTTAAGAGCTAAATTCGCTTTCTCTGCTAAAATGGATGTAGGATACTTATGCAATGATGGGCTTAGCACTATGCaaacttttaaaacagaaaaaatgctTCTGATTCCAGGGTTTAATCATATATCCTAGCTATACATATATTTgaagtatatacacacaaataactatATGGAGTGAGCatattgtatttaggaatacatacacatatgtagtatgtatgtaacaaagaaaaagagactgaaTTTGAAAGATGGCAGAGGTTGGAGTTTGTGGGGTATGGGAGGgtttagaaggaggaaagggaagggtaattataatctcaaaaaagattAAGGAAATAATCATTACCATTTTTAATCAACATAGAAAGCactcatttatttcttaattaaccTTGAACCAATTACCATTGTATTgatcttttaaaattctatttcattaaacatattatttaaaataaatctgagtTTATTTAAACCAGACTTTTCAAACTGtttatattctttgaaaaaaGGCATGTAGAGACTGTGGAAGTCGCTGAGACTTGCAGAAATTGTGAAGGAAAGAAACCTGTCTGAGTCTCATTTTCATTCTCAAAACTCTGACCATCTGTTATTGTTTGAAAATGCAGACCTTGGCCTTAAATATTTATTCCAACTAAGTAATAGACCAGAGTGATTCTATATCCAGATGCAGACACTAAAGGCAAACCTTCTGAAGTAGATTTCCTCTACCATTTTGGCAAAATGCTTGGACAGCCTCAGGAtagcttgtttctagccatgAAGGGGTTAACAGCTGCATTTAGTTTTCAGAAATTCAGAAGTGACAAGCAGGCATTTCTTTTAGAAAGTATTACGGATAACCAATTCTTCCAACAGTAAATGATAAAAGATGGAATTCCCTGAAGAATCCCGAACCTCACAGTGGTCATTGCCTTGCACCCAACACTCAACATGCCctccaatattttaaatatttgttgatcTCGTGTATAAAGTCACTGTCAGTGTTTGAGAAGGCTGGAGAAATAAGAGCTTACATCAAATAAAAAGTTGCCACATTAAGAGAAATTATAGAAAACCAGACatttagttaaatatttttaaattactaaaacCAAAGAAACCTCAGTTTTAGTGGGTAACTGAGTTATTTATCTTTGCTTCAGTACTTGGACTCCAATCCTAACTACTTTCTGTGAAATTAGTGACTCCCAAACTGTGGGCTCTGCAGACCCTTGGAGACCGGTAAGGTTCTACCATGTTCTAATGGTATTGTACAATGGAGGTCGCTTATCATAAGTAAATACTGAGTTATAGTCCAGTGCCTAGAGCTGACGTGGGGCCAACCAGGAGCCAATACGGAGATAACAGCACTCACGAGTCCTGGCTTCTTCTGGGAAACACTATCCTATTTGTAGTTAACCATGACTGAATTCAGCATCTTTTGAAGCCTTAACCTGCATGACATAACTTAATTACTCCTCCCACAAAAAACGACAAAAACTCAAGACctctttataaaaatgtatcaaatttatttcaacatttagtttcatttttagtAAGACTATTTGACAATTACTGTAACCTAAAATTCATTATCAGAGGTACAGAAAACATTTAAGCAGTTAAATACTGCGGTAATTAAAGTTACTGGACCATGCATTTAACAAAGCTGTGTTTAGTCCCTGGCTTCATCCTTTAGCCACTTTCCTGCAGTCCCTTCATCACTGCTACACCCATGAAAACTTCTCCAAATCTAAGCTTTTATTGGCTTAAAGTATGACTTCATACACTTGAAATTTTAGTTTTCACGTTGAACCTGTATGAGTAAAAAGTAACAGGACATCACTACGGTATTAGTTACAAacagaacataaacaaaagtactGTCTATGTCATCAGCCAATTATCTGGTGACATATTTCAGAGTTCTAGTGAGTGTGCGATGAGCGGAACCCAAGGTCTCAGAAGCACATGGCATTTCCACTGCTGGCTTTAAGTCATGTTACTCTTCTTAGCAATTCACTTAAGAAAAGGGCAGTGTTTGAAGTACCAAGATTCTATCCATGGTCAAGACAATAAAAACTCTATATAAAATGAGgttttaaactggaaaaaaaaaagtcttgataATTGCCAACTGTGTTAAAGTCTATGTAAGAATGCAAATAGccattttcattaataaaattttcttttgaaaaaaatcagtaatgcTTCCATTCCaaaaaataagcaattttaaaatagtgattaaTATACTTTATCTCTTTTAAGCCAAAGTAAACTTTTTCACCTTAGAAGATAATCCTTTTATATTCCTAATATCCTCTGCCCAGAGATGAACCCCATTTTAAACTACCATTTACATAGGATTCATAGTTTAAAACCATTTTTCTCTACATGGTGTTTTTTAGCTGAGTACATTAAGCTCCAAAAGGGCAACTAACTTAATGTTAGTATAAATTTTTACTACAGGTTAAGCAGACAAAAATGCTTGGGACCAgtaatgttttagttttatttttcgtATTTTGGAGGATTTCATACCTTGAGGATGGGATCCAAATCTAAatacattaatttatatttctcatgGCTTGAcgataattttatgtattttgagcaCACCTGTATTTTGACTACAACCCATCATAAAATAGGGTGTCGAATTTTCCACTCTTGGCATCACTTCTGAACACAGGTGTTAGATTTTACGGTGCTTTGAGTTTTGAATTTTCACATTACATATGCTCCACCTGTATGATAAATGCTAACTTAAATACTTGTCAGTGGGTTCCAACAAACTTCTGTTTCCAAACCTAAAAGTTACTATAGTATTGAGGTCAGAAAATGACACAGTCAGATTTAATTTACTAAATAATATTATCATGAAATTGATGGAACCTTAGTGAGTCCTTCCAAAGCTGCAGAATTTTCCAGATGATTTTTCTCTAGTTACAGAGTCTGTTCActcctttaatctttttttagTCGTTTAGCTTTTGCAATGTTTTCTTGacgtttttgtttcttcttttgttccttctctCTGGCTTCAATCATCTTGGCCAATTTCCAGGACAGTACAGCACTTGCTAGAAACAGTGGCGTAAGGGCCAAGATAACTGTGGTGAGGAAGCCGTATGGATCCTTTGCAGCCCACTCCACAACATACTCAGCCCAAGCCTTTATATCAAGCATCTTCGTAACAAGCAGGAAACTGGGGCttggagaatggagagaggaaaaaaaacaacaaaaaaagaagactatATGGTTAATCAAATCCTGACAGTTATAACACATCCAATTAAACCAGAATTCCATTATCACtcatattttttaagtattagttaatactattttaataaagactAATATGTCCATTTAGGGAAAAATAGTTCAAATAGGGCACAAATAGTCAATTTATAGAAAGTGAAGCCCATTTGAACTGTGTCCTATGGACGTTCTCCATGCCTCTTATGATACTCAAGACAAACTAGGAAGGAGCAGATGTACAAGGATCTTGAGTCTCACGTGCTCATTTCCGGAAAAAGCCAAATCCTGCCAATTGTTGACATACCATTAGTACTGCTAAGGACTAATTAACAAAAGTACAAATCAAACTCATGTCTAATTTCTCAAGCCAGACCATAGACATTCTCTCAGAGAAAGGGGAAGTAGATGGCTATTTCTAGAACATAGGTAAAGAAACCATGATGCTAAATCCACATTAATATgtccagcagagagagagagagagagagagagagagagagagagagagagagagagagagagagagagaatgactgcTAGGTTACTGGCTTTCGACTAAGAGAGTGTCATCTGGTAAAAGAGATGGTGAGGACGTGAGGCATTTTCTATTTTGCCCCAGTGGCAAACTCTGTGTTCTTGTTTCTAGCAACCTGTACTCAATTACAGGCTGAATTACAATACACGGAGAGGGAAtgtttacacatatatacagccACCTAAAATCTCAAGctaggatttttaaaaacatctaccTTACACTGGAGTAGTGACTTCTAATTTTTCCTGGGAATAATAGTGAGCCGGGGTCACAATTCAGACGTTGGTTATTGTCTTCTTTAGCTTGATCATACACTTTGGAAAGGTTTGAATTCTATACAATGAATgagttggggaaaaaaagaaaactaagtcatAACTATTGTTAAGATTATGAATGGGGAAAAAGTCTAAATTCTCCTAAAACACAAATGACATGTAAAAACGTCTTTCTATAATACCATAGCCCCTTAACACCCATCCCTTTCTAATTTACCACAGTTGTAAATGCCCGGAAATAAAGTACTGGTTGCAAGAAACCAAATATTTTAAGTAACTTGTTCGgttactatatttttaatttgaataataaaattacGACTCTCACTGACTTAAAAAACATTTACAGGAGCCATGCCCATAGAAACCTTGAACCTTTGTCTCTactgctgggaatccaacccaagGCCTAGAGCATGCCAGGCAGGTGCTCCACTGTGGACCAACATCCCCAGTAAAGAGCTGTTCCTACTCGGCGTACTCATTTATACGCTGGGTTGGGTACATCGTTAGAAAATCAAACACCCTGCCTTGCTCTTTAAAGGTTCTGTGCTCCGTAGTACAATTCGTGTACCTTATAGGAAAATAAAGGCTACCAACATAACTATGGTACCCACAACTCCGTCACATCAAGAGAGCTGCCACTGGCTTAACTTCCGTAGTCCCACGCTCTCTTCGTATTTGTACTGGAAACCATGCCTCTACTTTCAACACATTAAACTTCCTTGCTACGTGTAATATCCTCGTCCAGCTGTAGCCAGGTTGCAGGAGGGTCGAGGGAGGATCGACCTTTCTCCAGCCCGGTAACTAACACAAGTTTCCGCGCAAAGCATGTAACTTTGCAAACACAACAGCGCGGCTGACGGGCATGGTTTGTGGCAGTTACCGTCCACGGGCCACAAATCTCGCGGGCACCTCAGTCTCGAACCAAAACGTCCTCGCCTCACTCAGGCACACTCCTCCACCTCAGAAAGCCTGGGGGACACGGAGCTGCACCTGGCGGCACTGCACCCACAGCCTCTCCTAACTTTTCCTCCCTAGGATTTCCCTTGCCCCGGGCCACGTCCACCGCCATCCCTCGGCCTCACAGGCGCAGGGCGTCGTCCCGCCGAGCCAAGCCGGGCAGGACCCGCCAGCCGGGAGTTCGCGAAGCCGGGGTGGCCCCGCCACACGCCCAGCCGTGGCACCGCTGGGAATAAGCACACACCCCAGGGACTCCCGCTCCCATTCCCACTCACCCGCCAGGCAGCTAGGAAGAAGGCGGAAGCCGCTCCGCTCGGGTCCCGCCCACAGGCGGGGCGGGGTGAGGAAGTCGCGGGCGGGCTTCCGGCTGCGCCATTGCTGGGGCGGGGGGGCGGGGCGACGCGGCGCGGAGGTTTCCAGTCAGCGGCAGGTGAGGCTGCGCCGAGCTTCGTGTGCGCTGCCCGGTGTGGGAACCGCGACTTCGCGTCCTGAGTGGGACGCTGAGGAAGGCGAGGCGACGGGAAGTGGGCCGAGTGGGTGAGGTGTTCGGGCCGGGGACACTCAGCCCCAAGAGCGGCAGCAGGAATGAGGTGAACCCCACAGACTTCTTGGAGCCTGCTCGCGGCCGTGGACGGACCTTGGCTGGTTCCCTAAGTCACATCTCACCGTGCATTATGGTTGAGCAATAGTTAAAtattcagacaaagcagcagccggGCCGGGATGTGTCCACTGAACCTTGTTACCAGGAGAAAATGCTGCCACGCTGTGGGAaagaggttttgttgtttgtttttaatttaagagCCTCGCTTATTTCACAAAGGAATGGTCGATACTTGCCCAAAGTAAACTATCAATAATTAAACTGCCAGGGCATAGAGATCCCACAGAAGCACTTGTTCTcccaatacataaataaagggCCGCAAAAGTCAACACGCAGGAAGGGGTGCGTTAAATAGGCCTCCTGATCTACAGGAACTGGAAGATTAGCTCTGGTTTGGTTGGTCCTCAGATTCTGTGATtgcttgcctgaactgcttgctCTGTTTGACTGCCTCTGGCAAATGTTGCAAGACCTCCTCGCTGCTGTGTGCCAAATAAAGCAAGTTTTGATCCCTGAGAGACTCTTGAGTGTTCTCTTTGAGGAGCAAGCCGAG
This genomic interval carries:
- the Smim15 gene encoding small integral membrane protein 15, with translation MLDIKAWAEYVVEWAAKDPYGFLTTVILALTPLFLASAVLSWKLAKMIEAREKEQKKKQKRQENIAKAKRLKKD